In the Calditrichota bacterium genome, one interval contains:
- a CDS encoding SpoIIE family protein phosphatase, which yields MNLGKFPQILFCFALLWITNNLFAQNTDVVFERLNTSHGLSNNTAQRVFQDSKGFIWVATADGLNRYDGYSFKTFRNDPQDTTSIISNTIWSIYEDRTGNIWIGSEGGLSLFVRETETFKNFIYEAMPNIPEQAIRWVAAVFSITQLEENVLWMGTVFNGLTKFDITTKQFTHFLPDPDAPIGNSNIVIWLANDYKDKNTLWFSIDRGISSFNTSNNTFKNVNLPKELFSGQVWEVYPDSKGYIWAGTEKDGLIRLNLENDEYVLFTPDPTNPESISGFGTWAVIEDKNETNTFWVGTRNGLNKYDLNTNTFFAFKSDVHDQSTLSSDFVFDIFQDRTGVLWIATAGGLDKIDPGRVPFRNYAHIPAAKNSLNENDVYALLESTKDDEVLWIGTYGGGINRLDATNNSFTYIKHNPGNLNSLSGDSIRSLYQDPDDNGEILWVGVAGKGLDRYDLKNKKFENYSYQSGNPNSLSSNTIRQIYETRDGMLWLATASGLNKFDRKKEIFTRYLLQDTTYVAPIRKLLLTLHSTKKPLQSILKVGESADHTQSFTISQKTSVLIAAMGEGQDDMYDHGWLEDSDGKKIWIMDFDESKHAGGGAKNRLHLKLLELESGQYNLRYVSDIGHSYSNWNVAEPINASMWGIQVFEINNEEKRIISQNINKNEKPNSIAGSNISSIIEDGYGMLWVATQDGGLSKLDRKSGNFTNYRSSSETNSLSNNIAFSLHEDNYGSLWIGTQSGLNKFDAATNSFKSWTTKDGLPNNAIINFLEDESGKIWMATGNGITKFDPNDESLTFINYGVQDGVKFDQYYIGSKTRTTNGSMFFGGRSGFVSFKPGKNNPQPPHTLISDFQIFNQSVLPGKDSPLQKHISETESLELSHDQNVFSFEFTALHYSRPEKNLYLFKMEGFDKDWIDGTRRFAPYTNLDPGKYTFQVKAANSDGVWNEKGASVNITIHPPWWRTYWAYGGYVFLFLGIIFAIDRIQRRRMIIKTRERMKIQAAEHRAESAELQARAVQAENERKSKELEEARQLQLSMLPKELPQLPNLDIAVYMQTATEVGGDYYDFHVSLDGTLTVVIGDATGHGMKAGTMVTTAKSLFNSYAPNPDILFSFQEITRCIKQMNFGKLSMCLTMLKIKGDKMQISTAGMPPSFIFRGDTKVVEEHLFKAMPLGTMEKFPYEVKDTTLKAGDTILLMSDGLPELSNNSGDMYGYKKIRNGFEDIAEKSPEEIITYLKNEGSDWVNHEAPDDDVTFVVIKVKN from the coding sequence ATGAACCTAGGAAAATTTCCCCAAATACTTTTTTGTTTTGCTTTGCTTTGGATTACCAACAACCTTTTTGCACAAAATACTGATGTTGTTTTTGAACGACTCAACACATCACATGGGCTCTCAAACAACACGGCGCAGAGAGTATTTCAGGACAGCAAAGGGTTTATTTGGGTCGCAACAGCAGATGGGCTTAATAGATATGATGGATATTCATTTAAAACATTTCGCAATGATCCGCAGGATACCACTTCCATAATTAGTAATACTATCTGGTCTATTTACGAAGATCGTACAGGAAATATTTGGATTGGCTCAGAAGGTGGGCTTAGTCTTTTTGTTAGAGAAACAGAAACATTTAAAAATTTTATTTATGAGGCAATGCCGAACATACCTGAACAAGCGATCCGCTGGGTAGCTGCCGTTTTCTCCATCACTCAGTTGGAAGAAAATGTTTTATGGATGGGTACGGTTTTCAACGGACTTACTAAATTTGATATAACGACAAAACAATTCACGCATTTTTTACCAGATCCGGATGCACCCATTGGAAATAGCAATATAGTAATTTGGCTGGCCAACGATTATAAAGATAAAAATACCTTGTGGTTTTCAATTGATCGTGGAATAAGCTCTTTTAACACATCAAATAATACATTTAAAAATGTAAACCTTCCTAAAGAATTGTTTTCGGGACAAGTATGGGAAGTGTATCCTGATAGCAAAGGATATATCTGGGCTGGTACTGAAAAAGATGGCCTAATCCGTCTGAACCTAGAGAATGATGAATATGTTCTTTTTACTCCCGACCCAACTAACCCAGAAAGTATTAGCGGTTTTGGCACCTGGGCTGTGATTGAAGATAAAAATGAAACCAATACTTTTTGGGTGGGCACCCGAAATGGGTTAAATAAATATGACCTTAATACAAATACTTTCTTCGCCTTCAAATCGGATGTGCATGACCAAAGTACACTTAGCAGTGATTTTGTTTTTGATATTTTCCAAGATCGTACAGGTGTATTATGGATTGCAACTGCAGGCGGCCTGGATAAAATTGATCCGGGACGTGTTCCATTTCGTAATTATGCACATATTCCCGCTGCTAAAAACAGCTTAAATGAAAACGATGTTTATGCTTTACTTGAATCTACAAAAGATGATGAAGTATTGTGGATTGGAACTTATGGTGGGGGAATTAATCGCCTTGACGCCACAAACAATTCGTTTACATACATAAAACATAACCCCGGCAACTTAAACAGTCTTAGTGGAGACAGCATACGAAGTTTATATCAAGACCCGGATGATAATGGGGAAATTCTGTGGGTTGGAGTCGCCGGAAAAGGGCTTGATCGTTATGATCTGAAAAATAAAAAATTTGAAAATTATAGTTATCAATCTGGTAACCCAAACAGCCTTAGCAGTAATACTATACGCCAGATATATGAAACGCGTGATGGTATGTTATGGCTTGCCACTGCCAGCGGTTTAAACAAGTTTGATCGCAAAAAAGAAATTTTTACACGCTATCTCCTTCAGGATACAACATATGTCGCACCAATTCGCAAATTATTATTAACACTGCATTCAACTAAAAAACCTTTGCAATCCATCCTTAAAGTGGGTGAGTCAGCAGATCATACTCAATCATTTACAATATCTCAAAAAACATCTGTACTTATTGCGGCGATGGGTGAAGGTCAGGATGACATGTATGATCATGGCTGGCTTGAGGATTCAGATGGGAAAAAAATCTGGATAATGGACTTTGATGAAAGTAAGCATGCCGGCGGTGGTGCAAAAAACAGATTACATCTAAAATTACTGGAGTTGGAAAGCGGGCAATACAATTTGCGGTATGTTTCTGATATTGGCCATTCTTATTCAAATTGGAACGTTGCCGAACCAATAAATGCTTCGATGTGGGGGATACAGGTCTTTGAAATAAATAATGAAGAAAAAAGGATCATCTCTCAAAATATTAATAAAAATGAAAAGCCAAACTCAATCGCAGGAAGTAACATTTCAAGTATAATAGAAGATGGTTATGGAATGCTTTGGGTTGCAACCCAAGACGGCGGCCTGAGTAAGCTCGATCGAAAAAGTGGTAACTTTACTAATTATAGAAGTTCATCCGAAACTAACAGTCTGAGTAACAATATTGCTTTCTCACTCCATGAAGATAATTATGGTTCTCTATGGATTGGTACTCAAAGTGGATTAAATAAGTTTGATGCTGCCACTAATTCTTTTAAATCCTGGACAACAAAAGACGGGTTACCAAATAATGCCATAATAAATTTCCTTGAAGATGAATCAGGTAAAATTTGGATGGCCACAGGGAATGGTATAACTAAGTTTGATCCAAATGATGAAAGTTTAACTTTTATCAATTATGGTGTTCAGGATGGTGTGAAGTTTGATCAATACTATATTGGGTCTAAAACTCGTACCACAAATGGCAGCATGTTTTTTGGAGGAAGAAGCGGTTTTGTTTCTTTTAAACCAGGCAAAAACAACCCACAGCCTCCACATACTTTAATTTCGGATTTTCAGATTTTTAACCAATCTGTTTTACCGGGGAAAGATTCGCCTTTACAAAAACATATCAGTGAAACAGAATCCCTTGAGCTTTCACATGATCAAAATGTTTTCTCTTTTGAATTTACTGCCCTGCACTATTCACGACCGGAGAAAAATCTGTACTTATTTAAAATGGAAGGATTTGATAAAGACTGGATTGATGGCACCCGCCGTTTTGCACCGTACACAAATCTTGATCCGGGAAAATATACCTTCCAGGTAAAAGCCGCCAACAGTGATGGCGTCTGGAATGAAAAAGGCGCTTCTGTTAATATTACAATTCATCCCCCATGGTGGCGCACTTATTGGGCTTATGGCGGGTATGTGTTTCTTTTTCTTGGAATTATTTTTGCGATAGATCGAATCCAACGAAGAAGAATGATAATTAAAACCAGGGAGCGCATGAAAATCCAAGCTGCTGAACACCGGGCAGAATCAGCAGAATTACAGGCACGTGCAGTACAAGCAGAAAACGAACGCAAATCCAAAGAACTGGAAGAAGCACGTCAACTTCAGCTTTCTATGTTACCCAAGGAGCTGCCACAATTACCAAATCTGGATATTGCTGTTTATATGCAAACAGCCACCGAGGTTGGCGGTGATTATTATGATTTCCATGTTTCATTGGATGGCACTTTAACAGTCGTCATTGGCGATGCAACCGGCCATGGTATGAAGGCCGGTACTATGGTTACAACGGCAAAATCACTGTTTAACAGCTATGCCCCAAACCCGGATATTTTATTTTCTTTTCAGGAAATCACCCGCTGTATAAAACAAATGAATTTTGGCAAACTTTCCATGTGCCTTACAATGCTTAAAATTAAAGGCGACAAAATGCAAATCTCCACTGCCGGAATGCCGCCTTCTTTTATTTTTCGGGGTGATACAAAAGTAGTTGAAGAGCATCTTTTTAAAGCTATGCCGTTGGGTACAATGGAGAAATTTCCCTATGAAGTAAAGGACACAACTCTTAAAGCCGGCGATACTATCTTGCTAATGAGTGATGGTCTTCCCGAGTTAAGTAATAACAGTGGCGATATGTATGGCTACAAAAAGATCCGCAATGGTTTTGAGGATATTGCTGAAAAATCACCTGAAGAAATTATTACATATTTAAAAAACGAAGGTTCCGACTGGGTGAACCATGAAGCCCCTGACGATGATGTTACTTTTGTGGTTATCAAAGTAAAAAATTAA
- a CDS encoding SpoIIE family protein phosphatase produces the protein MKKTKIILTNLFVYILVIANPAFSQTNFTTESITIRDGLSSNNIRDIVQDKYGYIWFATTDGLNMYDGYKIKSFKSVPGDSTSLPSNSLYRLFEDKQGTLWISTGDGLAKYNRANSTFTTYYDSTNTVTETNEMIGLNEDSKGNFWVSTEEGTLQFDRENEKFIRFDVIRLDNSVHTFINAADATIESSAGNLYTGSQTFGILKFDYDASLFVQLPLKDNFQDKLQNCRYFEIAIDQEDNLLLATQKGFFKIDLKNNTGHDHTPFRKKTTNDFWENSITGLHIDKNQNIWVGTGRAGLYFFDAKKQSFEKFKTPSSEYNYTGFYSDASGILWYGTTRGVRKYDYDRKPIETFKLSLDAEEATNRSVLSFSGSDVYKEQVWLGTMKGIYLFNKKNKTSVLGQNVITNLSNLNQTRITNIVEKNGVLWIATAGYGLYSYNLNSAKYNNFTHKDYDNSTITNDGIYKLVSDRNKDLWIGTHRGLNLLKYNSQTVVSIPSFLNRKYDPQLLAKIKDLRKNNQPTTSIINVGDYADISKEFVLRTDRKVLIYSVGEGLPEWNMADFGWLESAAGDTVWSGTDLYETFHAGGGEKNRLTIALLDLKGGRYKLRYKSDDSHSVQSYNNQPPQDSSYWGAQIFSLSDEEYTHYNEILQSSRNKTFLTGREIRTLYADSNNNMWVGTRLGLSKIDTSFSITNYSTDVTNNNALSNNLVEDIIEDRNGNIWIATRDGLNKYDPVKNKFDVFREKDGLPTSYFKALEMDDDGNLWVSSIKGISKIELDEKGETQIIVNYDVKDGLQGYEFIVRASHKDESGKLYFAGLDGFNVFYPGSSNRTKPQISLQNITVSNKSIHNLKNEDRYIDLEQLSELSLSHTQNDFSFEFASIHFSRPDKNRLMYKMDGVDEKWRVGDRRFASYTNLDPGDYIFNIRASNGDGVWSDETKKINIHIAAPWYNNWVAYFIYVVLFFGILFSIRRFEIARQQKNSEIKESQLRAEAAELKAQAVEAKALVVQAENERKTKELEEARELQLSMLPKELPQLPNLDIAVYMQTATEVGGDYYDFHVGLDGTLTVVIGDATGHGMKAGTMVTTAKSLFNSYAPNPDILFSFSEITRCIKQMNFGKLSMCLTMLKIKGDKMQISTAGMPPSFIFRQKTKVVEEHLFQGMPLGTMEKFPYEIKDTTLKPGDTILLMSDGLPELANDKEEMYGYKKIRNGFEDIAEKAPEDIITFLKNEGSAWVNDEAPDDDVTFVVIKVK, from the coding sequence ATGAAAAAAACAAAAATAATTCTAACCAATTTATTTGTATATATTTTGGTAATAGCCAACCCAGCTTTTTCCCAAACAAATTTTACAACAGAATCAATCACTATTAGGGATGGCCTTTCAAGCAATAATATCAGAGATATTGTGCAAGACAAATACGGCTATATCTGGTTTGCTACTACCGATGGCCTAAATATGTATGACGGTTATAAAATTAAAAGTTTTAAGTCTGTTCCCGGAGATTCCACAAGTTTACCATCAAATAGTTTGTACAGGTTATTTGAAGATAAACAGGGGACTTTATGGATTTCCACCGGGGATGGATTGGCCAAATATAACAGAGCTAACAGCACATTTACTACATACTACGATTCTACAAATACTGTTACTGAAACTAATGAGATGATTGGTTTAAATGAAGACAGTAAAGGTAACTTTTGGGTATCAACCGAAGAAGGCACTTTGCAGTTTGATAGAGAAAACGAAAAGTTTATTCGATTTGACGTGATACGTCTCGACAACAGTGTACACACTTTTATTAACGCTGCAGATGCTACAATCGAAAGTAGTGCAGGAAATTTATATACAGGATCGCAAACTTTTGGTATTTTGAAATTTGACTACGACGCTTCCTTGTTTGTGCAACTCCCATTAAAAGATAACTTTCAGGACAAATTACAAAATTGCCGCTATTTTGAGATTGCCATTGATCAAGAAGACAATCTTCTTTTAGCAACTCAAAAGGGTTTCTTCAAAATAGATTTAAAAAATAACACAGGTCATGACCACACACCGTTTAGGAAAAAAACTACAAACGATTTTTGGGAAAATAGTATTACAGGATTACATATAGACAAAAACCAAAATATATGGGTTGGTACTGGACGTGCCGGATTATATTTTTTTGATGCAAAAAAACAATCTTTTGAAAAATTTAAAACCCCTTCTTCGGAGTATAATTATACAGGTTTTTACAGTGATGCTTCAGGAATATTATGGTACGGTACAACGCGGGGTGTCCGCAAATATGACTATGACCGGAAACCAATAGAAACATTTAAATTATCACTTGATGCAGAAGAAGCAACCAACAGGTCCGTTTTATCCTTTTCCGGTAGCGACGTTTATAAAGAGCAGGTTTGGCTAGGCACAATGAAAGGTATTTACCTTTTTAACAAGAAAAATAAAACAAGCGTTTTAGGCCAAAACGTAATCACAAATCTATCCAACCTTAACCAAACCAGGATCACCAACATTGTCGAAAAGAATGGAGTATTGTGGATAGCAACAGCCGGGTATGGACTTTATTCTTATAATTTAAACTCCGCAAAATATAATAACTTTACGCACAAAGACTATGATAACAGCACTATTACCAATGATGGGATATATAAGCTTGTATCGGATAGAAACAAAGATCTTTGGATTGGTACACACCGCGGACTCAATTTATTAAAATACAACAGTCAAACCGTCGTTAGCATTCCATCTTTTTTAAACAGAAAATACGACCCTCAGCTGCTTGCAAAAATAAAAGACCTGAGGAAAAATAATCAACCGACAACATCCATTATTAATGTGGGCGACTATGCGGATATAAGTAAAGAATTTGTTTTAAGAACAGATCGCAAGGTATTGATCTATTCGGTAGGCGAAGGATTGCCTGAATGGAATATGGCTGATTTTGGCTGGTTGGAGTCTGCTGCCGGGGATACAGTATGGAGCGGTACAGATTTATATGAAACATTTCATGCCGGGGGCGGAGAGAAGAACAGATTAACTATCGCGTTACTTGATTTAAAAGGGGGAAGGTATAAGCTGCGTTATAAATCAGATGACAGCCACTCTGTTCAATCTTATAACAATCAACCTCCACAGGATTCGTCTTACTGGGGCGCTCAAATATTTTCTCTAAGTGATGAGGAGTACACTCATTACAATGAAATATTACAGAGCTCAAGAAATAAGACTTTTTTAACCGGGCGTGAAATAAGGACGCTTTATGCAGATTCAAATAATAATATGTGGGTTGGAACCAGGCTTGGTTTATCTAAGATTGACACAAGTTTTTCTATTACAAATTATTCCACCGATGTTACAAATAACAACGCCTTAAGCAACAATTTAGTAGAAGATATTATTGAAGACCGAAACGGAAATATCTGGATAGCGACGCGGGATGGTTTGAACAAATACGATCCCGTTAAAAATAAATTTGATGTATTTAGAGAAAAAGATGGCCTGCCCACATCCTATTTTAAAGCTTTGGAAATGGACGATGACGGAAATTTATGGGTAAGCAGTATAAAAGGAATTTCAAAAATTGAACTGGATGAAAAGGGTGAAACACAAATTATCGTTAACTATGATGTAAAAGATGGCTTACAGGGCTATGAGTTTATTGTTCGGGCATCGCATAAAGATGAAAGCGGAAAACTCTATTTTGCCGGGCTGGATGGGTTCAATGTGTTTTATCCTGGCAGCAGTAACCGGACAAAACCGCAAATTTCCTTACAAAACATAACTGTCTCCAATAAAAGCATTCATAATTTAAAAAATGAAGATCGATATATAGATTTAGAGCAGCTATCTGAATTATCGCTTTCTCATACCCAAAACGATTTTTCTTTTGAATTTGCTTCCATTCATTTTTCACGTCCGGATAAAAACCGTTTAATGTACAAGATGGATGGTGTGGATGAAAAGTGGCGGGTCGGCGATAGACGTTTTGCGTCATATACAAATTTAGACCCCGGGGATTATATATTTAATATAAGAGCATCAAATGGGGATGGCGTTTGGAGTGATGAAACAAAAAAAATTAACATTCACATTGCGGCACCCTGGTATAACAACTGGGTAGCTTATTTCATTTATGTTGTGCTGTTTTTTGGAATATTATTTAGCATAAGAAGATTTGAAATAGCCCGTCAGCAAAAGAATTCTGAAATAAAAGAATCTCAATTGAGAGCTGAAGCGGCAGAATTAAAAGCGCAGGCTGTGGAAGCCAAGGCTTTGGTTGTACAAGCAGAAAATGAGCGCAAAACTAAAGAACTTGAGGAAGCACGAGAGCTTCAACTTTCAATGTTACCAAAAGAATTACCACAATTACCAAATCTGGATATTGCAGTTTATATGCAAACTGCTACAGAAGTCGGTGGGGATTATTATGATTTCCATGTAGGACTTGATGGCACATTAACCGTTGTAATTGGCGATGCAACAGGCCATGGCATGAAGGCCGGTACAATGGTCACAACAGCCAAGTCGCTTTTTAACAGCTATGCGCCAAACCCCGATATCCTTTTTTCCTTTAGTGAAATTACCCGCTGCATAAAACAGATGAATTTTGGCAAATTATCGATGTGCCTGACCATGCTAAAAATTAAGGGTGATAAAATGCAGATTTCTACTGCCGGTATGCCGCCCTCTTTTATTTTCCGTCAAAAAACCAAAGTGGTTGAAGAGCATTTATTTCAAGGAATGCCGCTTGGAACTATGGAAAAATTTCCATATGAGATAAAAGATACGACGTTGAAACCCGGTGACACAATTTTACTTATGAGCGATGGATTGCCCGAACTGGCAAATGACAAAGAAGAAATGTACGGCTATAAAAAAATCCGTAATGGATTTGAGGACATCGCTGAAAAAGCCCCGGAAGATATTATTACTTTTTTGAAAAACGAGGGTTCAGCTTGGGTGAATGACGAAGCTCCTGATGATGATGTAACTTTTGTAGTAATAAAAGTAAAATGA
- a CDS encoding SpoIIE family protein phosphatase yields the protein MKKSCILLITLILPFSQILFAQDKPVNFDRLSTRDGLSQNRVFDIVQDNHGFIWIATEDGLNRYDGYNFKVYKNDPNDSTSMNNGFIETLFLSKSGDLWMGGRFGGLSRYNYNNETFSHLKNNHIDPKTIASNNVFDISEDTKGNLWIATSDKGFDYFDSSNKVFYHMENLLPQGYQFNTTFLSFIHQDNEGRLWVGGIGKLHLFRVEYHQNGIPKLIPIKINNDFFRTGATTIEEDINGTIWIGTANEGLFYFDQPEKTLEPYPLKIGSLTTNEILISAIESDKNGTLWLGGFNLENGVDVSFGNGFGVIKINPEKKTLQQYRRDPENENSLSGNDILKLYKDKTDVLWVGTDLNGINKYDDTVTKFHVFKPSDFIQSKSRIDAARGFYLKNDIVYIASAAGGVITYDRKKGKYDQFLSDPNNPHSVSSNFSKCIYDDGKYLWIGTNSGLNRFDLSTKSFKRFYLDPSQIDVDLSNTFINVNSVNYNIIEIEKMPGYLWYGSNGGGLVRFNKNDYTFKNYTYDPEIENSFNNNDNFVRVIWYSKSFPNEIWTGSTHGINILNLETEEFRYFTHDQKNPNSLSHDNIMHFYEDEKGYIWISTYGGGLNRFDPKTGKFLRFTESNSDIPNNSVYGVLPDEQGNLWMSTNNGISKFNPSTFQFRNYSLDDGLQGEEFNGGALYKSDEGEMFFGGIDGFNSFFPSQVVDNNSKPEIVITDLKIFNESVKPDQENSPLKKQISNTKEVILSYWQNDISFEYVGLHYANASRNKYAFKLENYEDEWRNVDNIRIATYTNLDHGEYVFHVKGSNSDGLWNEAGTSLKLTILPPWWRTYWAYLCYIIMLILAAIGIDRIQRARVKAQEKHKTELALLEAENKRKSLELEEARSLQLSMLPKELPQLPNLDIAVYMQTATEVGGDYYDFHVALDGTLTVVIGDATGHGMKAGTMVTAAKSLFNSYAPNPDILYSFSEITRCIKKLNMGKMSMCLTMLKIKGDKMEISTAGMPPSFIFRGDTKIVEEHMFQGMPLGTMEKFPYELKDTTLKPGDTILLMSDGLPELANEKEEMYGYKKIRNGFEDVADKAPEEIITYLKNEGSDWVNHEAPDDDVTFVVIKVK from the coding sequence ATGAAGAAATCATGCATTTTGTTGATAACATTAATTCTACCATTTTCGCAAATTTTATTTGCTCAGGACAAGCCCGTAAACTTTGACCGCCTGTCAACCAGAGACGGCCTGTCTCAAAACCGGGTGTTTGATATTGTTCAGGATAACCATGGCTTTATTTGGATTGCTACAGAGGACGGCCTGAACAGATATGATGGTTATAATTTTAAAGTGTATAAAAATGATCCTAATGACAGTACATCAATGAACAATGGTTTTATTGAAACACTATTTTTATCAAAAAGTGGTGATCTATGGATGGGAGGTAGGTTTGGGGGCCTTAGCCGCTATAATTATAATAATGAAACATTCTCCCATTTAAAAAACAATCATATCGATCCAAAAACCATCGCCAGTAACAATGTTTTTGATATCAGTGAGGATACTAAAGGTAACCTTTGGATTGCAACATCAGATAAGGGTTTTGATTATTTCGACTCCTCAAACAAGGTATTCTATCATATGGAAAACCTTTTACCTCAGGGATATCAGTTTAATACAACATTCCTCAGTTTTATACACCAGGACAATGAAGGTAGGCTTTGGGTCGGGGGTATTGGAAAACTCCACTTGTTCAGGGTCGAATATCATCAAAACGGCATTCCAAAATTAATTCCAATAAAAATTAATAACGACTTTTTTAGAACAGGTGCAACTACTATTGAGGAAGATATAAACGGCACAATTTGGATTGGAACAGCAAATGAAGGCTTGTTTTATTTCGATCAACCGGAAAAAACACTGGAACCTTATCCCCTAAAAATTGGTAGCCTAACAACTAACGAAATATTGATTTCTGCTATTGAATCTGATAAAAACGGCACATTATGGTTAGGTGGGTTTAATCTTGAAAATGGTGTGGACGTTTCATTTGGCAATGGTTTTGGTGTCATAAAAATCAATCCTGAAAAAAAGACCTTACAGCAATACAGGCGTGATCCTGAAAATGAAAACAGCCTCAGTGGAAATGATATTTTAAAGCTATATAAAGATAAAACAGATGTCCTCTGGGTTGGAACCGATTTAAACGGCATAAATAAATATGATGATACCGTTACAAAATTTCATGTGTTCAAGCCGAGTGATTTCATCCAGTCCAAAAGTAGAATTGATGCTGCACGAGGTTTCTATTTAAAAAATGATATAGTATATATAGCTTCCGCTGCAGGAGGCGTAATTACCTACGATAGAAAAAAAGGTAAATATGATCAATTTCTAAGCGACCCTAATAACCCGCATTCTGTCAGTTCAAATTTTAGTAAGTGCATTTATGATGATGGAAAGTATTTGTGGATCGGGACCAATTCCGGTTTAAATCGTTTTGATCTAAGTACGAAATCCTTTAAACGCTTCTATTTAGATCCTAGTCAAATTGACGTTGACCTGTCTAATACATTTATAAATGTTAATTCTGTTAACTACAACATTATTGAGATCGAAAAAATGCCGGGTTATCTTTGGTATGGCTCAAATGGCGGCGGTTTGGTCAGGTTCAACAAAAATGATTATACATTTAAGAACTATACATATGATCCTGAAATCGAAAACAGTTTTAACAATAATGATAATTTTGTTCGTGTTATTTGGTATTCAAAATCGTTCCCGAATGAGATTTGGACGGGCTCGACACACGGCATTAATATATTAAATCTTGAAACGGAAGAATTCCGTTATTTTACCCACGATCAAAAGAATCCAAACTCATTAAGCCATGACAATATAATGCATTTTTATGAAGATGAAAAAGGCTACATTTGGATTTCAACTTACGGTGGGGGGTTAAATAGATTCGATCCAAAAACAGGAAAGTTTTTAAGATTCACAGAGAGCAATAGTGATATTCCTAATAATTCCGTTTATGGCGTTTTGCCGGATGAGCAGGGAAATTTGTGGATGTCCACAAACAATGGTATCAGTAAATTTAATCCCAGCACATTTCAATTTAGAAATTATTCACTGGATGATGGCCTGCAAGGTGAAGAGTTTAACGGCGGCGCCCTTTATAAAAGTGATGAGGGTGAAATGTTCTTTGGCGGCATTGATGGTTTTAACTCTTTTTTCCCATCGCAGGTTGTTGATAACAACTCCAAACCCGAAATAGTCATAACTGATTTAAAAATCTTTAACGAATCTGTTAAGCCAGACCAAGAAAACTCTCCGTTAAAAAAGCAGATATCAAATACAAAAGAAGTTATTCTCTCTTATTGGCAAAATGATATTTCGTTTGAATATGTCGGGCTTCATTATGCAAATGCAAGCAGAAATAAATACGCCTTTAAATTAGAAAATTATGAAGATGAATGGCGCAATGTTGATAATATTAGAATTGCCACATACACCAATCTCGATCACGGAGAATATGTATTCCACGTAAAAGGCTCTAACAGCGACGGGCTTTGGAATGAGGCTGGTACATCTCTCAAATTGACAATTTTACCACCTTGGTGGAGAACTTATTGGGCTTACCTTTGCTATATTATTATGTTAATATTAGCCGCTATTGGAATAGACCGAATTCAACGGGCCCGCGTAAAAGCTCAAGAAAAACATAAAACAGAACTGGCACTCCTCGAAGCTGAAAATAAACGCAAAAGCCTGGAATTAGAAGAAGCCCGGTCGCTTCAGCTTTCCATGCTTCCGAAAGAGCTACCCCAATTACCTAATCTGGATATTGCCGTTTATATGCAAACTGCTACTGAAGTCGGCGGTGATTATTATGATTTTCATGTAGCCCTTGACGGCACACTCACTGTTGTGATTGGTGACGCAACCGGGCATGGTATGAAGGCCGGAACAATGGTTACAGCAGCAAAGTCTCTATTTAACAGTTACGCCCCTAATCCGGATATATTATACTCATTCAGTGAAATTACCCGCTGCATAAAAAAACTTAATATGGGCAAGATGTCTATGTGTCTGACCATGTTGAAAATAAAGGGCGATAAAATGGAGATTTCTACAGCAGGGATGCCGCCCTCCTTTATTTTCCGGGGTGACACAAAAATTGTAGAAGAACACATGTTTCAGGGAATGCCCTTGGGCACAATGGAAAAATTTCCATATGAATTGAAAGACACCACATTAAAACCGGGCGATACAATTTTGCTAATGAGTGACGGTTTACCAGAATTGGCAAATGAAAAAGAGGAGATGTACGGTTATAAAAAAATCCGTAATGGTTTTGAAGATGTGGCAGATAAAGCTCCTGAGGAAATTATTACATATTTGAAAAACGAGGGTTCAGATTGGGTGAACCATGAAGCCCCTGACGATGATGTTACTTTTGTGGTAATAAAGGTGAAATAA